In Magnetovibrio sp., the following are encoded in one genomic region:
- a CDS encoding cytochrome b/b6 domain-containing protein yields the protein MTDDAKTPGRNVKVWDLPTRIFHWTLVAMVLIGFLTGWVFPENTMGLHLWAGYITVILLVFRLTWGLFGSEYSRLETFTFSPVHILEHMKELITLRPVKHYIGHNPTGSLMVFGLLFVLTVITLSGLMVLGGEENQGPLAGAANYIIGDIAKTIHTGFVILLLAMIVLHIAGVFVEIKLTGENLVRAMITGLKNVPKDTPALQHRKARPLAAAIVIFVFVGLAGSMLWAFSTMPPSGLLYLPPNDTYESECGDCHKPFHPSLLPIDSWTKMMAGLDDHFGEDATIGQDSVIEITAYLTRYGGENWDTEAANRFRNVNPEAPLQITETPYWKRKHEDVKPEYFKLKKVGVKSNCGACHTDHYSGRFDDQKIKIPKEN from the coding sequence ATGACCGACGACGCAAAGACACCCGGCCGCAACGTTAAGGTATGGGACCTGCCGACCCGTATTTTCCATTGGACCTTAGTTGCGATGGTGCTGATCGGTTTTCTCACCGGCTGGGTGTTTCCCGAAAACACCATGGGCCTGCATCTGTGGGCCGGTTACATCACCGTGATTTTGCTGGTGTTCCGCCTGACCTGGGGCTTGTTCGGCAGCGAGTACTCGCGCCTGGAAACCTTTACCTTCAGCCCCGTGCACATCCTTGAGCACATGAAGGAGCTGATCACCCTGCGACCGGTCAAACACTATATCGGTCATAACCCGACCGGCTCGTTGATGGTGTTCGGCCTGTTGTTCGTGCTGACGGTCATCACCCTGTCGGGATTGATGGTTTTGGGCGGTGAGGAAAACCAGGGGCCCTTGGCCGGGGCCGCCAATTACATCATCGGCGACATCGCCAAGACCATCCACACCGGTTTCGTCATTTTGCTTTTGGCCATGATCGTGCTGCACATCGCCGGGGTGTTCGTGGAAATCAAGCTCACCGGTGAAAACCTGGTGCGCGCCATGATCACCGGCTTGAAAAACGTGCCCAAGGATACCCCTGCGCTGCAACACCGAAAAGCACGTCCTTTGGCCGCTGCCATCGTTATATTCGTGTTCGTCGGTTTGGCAGGCAGCATGCTGTGGGCGTTTTCGACCATGCCGCCCTCGGGATTGTTATATTTGCCGCCCAACGACACCTATGAAAGCGAATGCGGCGATTGCCACAAACCGTTCCACCCCAGTCTGCTGCCCATCGACAGCTGGACCAAGATGATGGCCGGGCTGGATGATCATTTCGGCGAGGACGCGACGATCGGCCAAGACAGCGTCATCGAAATCACCGCATACCTGACGCGCTATGGCGGCGAAAATTGGGATACTGAGGCCGCCAACCGGTTTCGCAACGTCAACCCCGAAGCGCCTTTACAGATCACCGAAACGCCCTATTGGAAACGCAAACACGAAGACGTCAAACCGGAATACTTCAAGCTGAAGAAGGTGGGCGTGAAATCCAATTGCGGCGCTTGTCACACCGATCATTACAGTGGTCGTTTCGACGACCAGAAAATCAAGATCCCGAAGGAGAACTGA
- a CDS encoding DUF1924 domain-containing protein: MKSIKTLACTLTLAAAFGAAVASPASAGPREDIIAGFMAQGAGPGNAANGAAMYTKNYGTGKPDTPKCTTCHGATPQQAGQTRTGKAIDPMAVSRAPDRFTDKKKVDKWFLRNCQGVIGRECTPQEKVDWITYLSSQ, encoded by the coding sequence ATGAAATCCATCAAAACGTTGGCCTGCACACTCACTTTAGCCGCCGCATTCGGTGCCGCCGTGGCAAGCCCGGCGTCCGCCGGTCCGCGCGAAGACATCATCGCCGGCTTCATGGCCCAGGGCGCCGGCCCAGGCAATGCCGCCAACGGCGCGGCCATGTACACCAAAAACTACGGCACCGGCAAACCCGACACGCCCAAATGCACCACCTGTCACGGCGCGACGCCGCAGCAGGCGGGTCAGACCCGCACCGGCAAAGCCATCGACCCGATGGCGGTGTCGCGCGCCCCGGACCGCTTCACCGACAAAAAGAAGGTCGACAAGTGGTTCTTGCGCAACTGCCAAGGCGTGATCGGCCGCGAATGCACGCCGCAGGAAAAAGTCGACTGGATCACCTACCTGTCCAGCCAGTAA
- the ccmI gene encoding c-type cytochrome biogenesis protein CcmI has protein sequence MIAFWSVAAALTVVALAFMIAPLARKAKSEAAAPGRGDFDITVYKDQLAEVDRDLERGVLSEDQALAARTEIERRMLAVAQEQDSALEIAETAKPKSSMALIAAIMVAVPLGAVAFYLYLGQPELRDQPLAQRQVMQQQAQAQGQGEGGDTRARAMELLAQLEQRLKDNPKDIEGWLILAQVYEAMNRHTDAANAYENVVNLTERHPEALTAWAEAQIMAEQTVVIPEVAKLLKEIKQKDPTEPRSYFYLALERQQHDDLRGALDEYVQLLEHSPSDAEWVEQIQDRMKSLANEMGIDVPVVAMLPPAGPPADATADAPGPTAEQMQDAQQMTPEERQAMVQSMVQRLADRLKENPDDLAGWQRLAQAYRVMGDTAKLAEAEAQIARLQGGATGSATGGAAAAPGPSVQQMQDAQQMSTDDRQAMIQSMVQRLADRLKENPDDLAGWQRLAKAYQVMGNADGVAEAEAQIKRLQAQ, from the coding sequence ATGATCGCGTTTTGGAGTGTTGCCGCTGCGCTGACCGTCGTCGCGCTGGCGTTCATGATCGCGCCATTGGCGCGCAAGGCCAAGTCCGAGGCTGCTGCGCCGGGACGCGGTGATTTCGACATCACCGTCTATAAGGATCAACTGGCCGAGGTCGACCGCGATCTGGAACGCGGGGTGTTGAGCGAAGATCAGGCATTGGCCGCGCGTACCGAAATCGAACGGCGCATGTTGGCCGTGGCGCAAGAACAAGACAGCGCCCTCGAAATCGCCGAAACGGCCAAACCCAAATCGTCGATGGCGTTGATCGCCGCGATCATGGTCGCGGTGCCGCTGGGTGCGGTGGCGTTTTATCTTTATCTCGGCCAGCCCGAATTGCGCGATCAACCGTTGGCGCAACGCCAGGTGATGCAGCAGCAAGCCCAGGCCCAAGGCCAGGGCGAGGGGGGCGACACCCGCGCGCGGGCAATGGAATTGCTCGCCCAATTGGAACAGCGCCTCAAGGACAATCCCAAAGACATCGAAGGCTGGCTGATCCTCGCCCAGGTCTACGAGGCGATGAACCGTCATACGGATGCGGCGAACGCTTATGAGAACGTCGTCAACCTCACCGAACGCCATCCCGAAGCACTGACCGCGTGGGCCGAGGCGCAGATCATGGCCGAACAGACGGTGGTGATTCCGGAGGTGGCGAAACTGCTCAAGGAAATCAAGCAAAAGGACCCGACCGAGCCGCGCTCGTACTTTTATTTGGCGCTGGAACGTCAGCAGCACGACGACCTGCGGGGGGCCTTGGACGAATACGTTCAGTTGCTCGAACATTCGCCGTCCGATGCCGAATGGGTCGAACAAATTCAAGATCGCATGAAAAGCTTGGCCAACGAAATGGGCATCGATGTGCCGGTGGTGGCGATGTTGCCGCCAGCAGGTCCGCCCGCTGACGCGACGGCGGATGCGCCGGGGCCGACCGCGGAACAAATGCAAGACGCGCAGCAAATGACCCCCGAGGAACGCCAGGCCATGGTGCAATCTATGGTCCAACGCTTGGCCGACCGCTTAAAGGAAAACCCCGACGACTTGGCTGGTTGGCAACGCCTCGCCCAAGCTTATCGGGTGATGGGCGATACCGCCAAGTTGGCCGAAGCCGAAGCGCAGATTGCGCGTCTGCAGGGCGGCGCGACGGGCAGCGCAACAGGTGGTGCGGCTGCGGCGCCAGGCCCCAGCGTTCAACAGATGCAGGATGCTCAGCAGATGTCGACGGATGATCGTCAAGCGATGATCCAGTCGATGGTGCAACGTCTGGCCGATCGCTTGAAGGAAAACCCCGACGATCTGGCCGGGTGGCAACGCCTGGCCAAGGCCTACCAGGTCATGGGTAACGCCGATGGCGTGGCCGAGGCCGAGGCGCAGATCAAGCGTCTGCAAGCTCAATAA
- a CDS encoding cytochrome c-type biogenesis protein, which translates to MIRTLAAALLLAVLAPMSAHAVEPNEILRDPALEARAREVGKELRCVVCQNQSIDDSNAELAGDMRVLVRERIAAGDTNQQVLDYMVDRYGDYVLLDPPFKTATLVLWIGPGVIAGLGLVWVVMMFRRRKAADGHTELATGVQAEPLSDAERRRLDELLKEDNA; encoded by the coding sequence ATGATTCGCACACTCGCCGCCGCGTTGCTGCTTGCCGTGTTGGCGCCTATGAGCGCCCACGCCGTCGAGCCGAACGAGATTTTGAGAGACCCCGCCCTGGAAGCACGCGCCCGCGAAGTGGGTAAGGAATTGCGTTGCGTGGTGTGTCAGAACCAATCCATTGACGATTCCAACGCCGAGTTGGCGGGCGACATGCGGGTTCTGGTGCGTGAACGCATTGCCGCGGGCGACACCAATCAACAGGTGCTCGACTACATGGTCGATCGCTACGGCGATTACGTGTTGCTCGACCCGCCGTTCAAGACCGCGACGCTGGTGTTGTGGATCGGTCCGGGCGTGATTGCCGGTCTCGGCCTGGTTTGGGTGGTGATGATGTTTCGCCGCCGCAAGGCCGCCGACGGCCACACCGAATTGGCTACCGGCGTTCAGGCCGAACCCTTGAGCGACGCCGAACGCCGTCGCCTGGACGAACTTTTGAAGGAAGATAACGCATGA
- a CDS encoding DsbE family thiol:disulfide interchange protein, whose translation MKRFLYVIPLLVLVVVGGFSILQLKQVSGGKSVNILPSVLINREVPPFELDPIQGRERGFGSKDLLGQVTIVNLFGSWCVACQAEHPFLMTIKEQGLVPIYGIDWREKNPEAGPKWLAKYGDPYTLIGDDPNSKAAIAFGVTGAPESFIVDQNGVIRYKQIGPITPEVWKNTLWPLIQELRKT comes from the coding sequence ATGAAACGTTTTTTATACGTCATTCCGTTGCTGGTTCTGGTGGTCGTTGGCGGCTTTTCGATCCTGCAGCTCAAACAGGTGAGTGGCGGCAAGTCGGTCAACATCTTGCCGTCGGTGTTGATCAACCGCGAAGTGCCGCCGTTTGAATTGGATCCGATTCAAGGGCGCGAACGCGGCTTCGGCTCCAAGGATTTGTTGGGGCAAGTCACCATCGTCAACTTGTTCGGCTCGTGGTGCGTGGCCTGTCAGGCTGAGCATCCGTTTCTGATGACTATCAAGGAGCAAGGCTTGGTGCCGATTTACGGCATCGACTGGCGAGAAAAGAACCCCGAAGCGGGGCCGAAATGGCTGGCCAAGTACGGCGATCCGTACACGCTGATCGGCGACGATCCAAATTCTAAAGCCGCCATCGCGTTCGGCGTGACGGGCGCGCCGGAAAGCTTCATCGTCGATCAAAACGGGGTGATCCGCTATAAGCAGATCGGTCCCATTACGCCGGAAGTGTGGAAAAACACCTTGTGGCCGCTGATACAGGAGCTGCGCAAAACATGA
- a CDS encoding heme lyase CcmF/NrfE family subunit, with the protein MIVELGHFALILGLMVAFFQATVPLIGAARGDVQWMRFAGPAAVAQALFAVLSFAALTYAYVVSDFSVLNVASNSHSMKPMLYKVSGVWGNHEGSMMLWVLILAIYGLAVATFGRNLPPSLRARVLGIQALIALGFYLFILLTSNPFERIFPAPMDGRGLNPLLQDPGLAFHPPLLYLGYVGFSIAFSFAIAALIEGRVDAAWARWVRPWTLAAWGFLTAGIVLGSWWAYYELGWGGWWFWDPVENASFMPWLVGTALLHSSIVVEKRNTLKGWTIFLSIVAFSFSLLGTFIVRSGVLSSVHSFASDPARGVFILGLLLAVVGGSFTLFAVRGPELKAGGLFQPVSREGSLLLNNLLMTVAAAAVLLGTLYPLFLDALGGGKVSVGPPFFNAVFIPLMVPAIIVMAFGPLMSWKRGDAGRALKQLAVAFIVAVITVVANWLVIERASFLSVLGTGLSAWLVVGTLTEIAVRIRLFKTDLGTSLRRLVNIPRSSWGMTFAHAGLGIAIAGMIGSTVWKQESIQVMAVDQSVDLAGYTYTLKGVRDVQGPNYVAQVGAVEVTKNGNHYTWLYPENRVYPVQGRPTTEAAIETTFLADLYVALGNKEENGSGYVMRIYHNPLVLWLWLGSLMLVLGSLVSLTDRRHRIGAPEKTKKRASAQSAQPAPAE; encoded by the coding sequence ATGATAGTAGAGCTCGGCCATTTCGCGTTGATTTTGGGTCTGATGGTGGCGTTCTTTCAAGCCACCGTGCCCTTGATCGGCGCCGCGCGCGGCGATGTGCAATGGATGCGCTTCGCCGGCCCAGCCGCCGTCGCACAAGCATTGTTTGCTGTGCTTTCTTTTGCGGCGCTGACCTATGCGTATGTGGTGTCGGATTTTTCGGTGCTCAACGTGGCGTCGAATTCCCATTCGATGAAACCGATGCTGTATAAAGTTTCCGGCGTGTGGGGCAACCACGAAGGTTCGATGATGTTGTGGGTGTTGATCCTCGCCATCTACGGACTGGCGGTGGCGACCTTCGGGCGAAATTTGCCGCCCAGCCTGCGCGCCCGTGTGCTGGGCATCCAGGCGCTGATCGCACTGGGTTTTTACCTGTTCATTTTGCTGACTTCGAACCCGTTCGAGCGCATTTTTCCCGCGCCGATGGATGGCCGAGGCCTCAACCCGCTTTTGCAGGACCCCGGTCTCGCGTTCCATCCGCCGCTGCTGTATCTCGGCTACGTCGGTTTTTCGATCGCTTTTTCGTTCGCCATCGCGGCGCTGATCGAAGGCCGCGTTGACGCCGCGTGGGCCCGTTGGGTGCGGCCTTGGACGCTGGCGGCGTGGGGTTTTCTCACCGCCGGTATCGTGCTGGGATCGTGGTGGGCGTATTACGAGCTCGGCTGGGGCGGTTGGTGGTTCTGGGACCCGGTGGAAAACGCGTCGTTCATGCCGTGGCTGGTGGGCACCGCGTTGCTGCACAGCTCCATCGTGGTGGAAAAGCGCAACACCTTGAAAGGCTGGACGATCTTTTTGTCCATCGTGGCGTTCTCGTTTTCGCTGCTCGGCACCTTCATCGTGCGCTCCGGCGTGCTGTCTTCGGTGCATTCGTTCGCATCCGATCCGGCGCGTGGCGTGTTTATCTTAGGCCTGTTGTTGGCGGTGGTCGGTGGTTCGTTCACCTTGTTCGCGGTGCGCGGACCGGAACTCAAAGCCGGCGGTTTGTTCCAACCGGTATCGCGTGAAGGCTCTTTGCTGCTTAACAACCTGTTGATGACGGTTGCGGCGGCAGCTGTGTTGCTCGGCACCTTGTATCCGTTGTTCTTGGATGCGCTGGGTGGCGGCAAAGTGTCCGTCGGTCCGCCGTTCTTTAATGCGGTGTTCATTCCCTTGATGGTTCCGGCCATCATCGTGATGGCCTTCGGTCCGTTGATGTCGTGGAAACGCGGCGATGCGGGGCGTGCGCTCAAGCAATTGGCCGTGGCGTTCATCGTCGCGGTGATCACGGTTGTGGCCAACTGGCTGGTGATCGAACGCGCCAGCTTCCTGTCGGTTCTGGGCACGGGCCTTTCGGCGTGGCTGGTGGTCGGCACGCTGACCGAGATCGCGGTGCGCATTCGCTTGTTCAAAACCGATCTGGGCACGTCGTTGCGCCGCTTGGTCAACATTCCGCGCTCCAGCTGGGGCATGACGTTCGCCCACGCAGGGCTCGGCATCGCCATCGCGGGCATGATTGGTTCGACCGTGTGGAAGCAAGAAAGCATCCAGGTGATGGCCGTCGATCAATCCGTGGACTTGGCGGGCTACACCTACACGCTCAAGGGTGTGCGCGACGTCCAGGGGCCCAACTACGTGGCTCAGGTCGGCGCGGTCGAGGTGACGAAAAACGGCAATCACTACACCTGGCTGTATCCCGAAAACCGCGTCTATCCGGTGCAGGGCCGCCCCACAACCGAGGCGGCGATCGAAACCACGTTCTTGGCCGATCTTTACGTTGCCCTCGGCAACAAAGAAGAAAACGGTTCCGGCTACGTGATGCGCATCTACCACAACCCGCTGGTGCTGTGGCTGTGGCTCGGTTCGTTGATGTTGGTTTTGGGTTCGCTGGTCAGCTTGACCGACCGCCGTCATCGCATCGGCGCGCCGGAAAAGACCAAGAAGCGTGCCTCGGCTCAATCGGCTCAACCGGCCCCAGCTGAATAA
- the ccmE gene encoding cytochrome c maturation protein CcmE, with amino-acid sequence MKRKHKRLTFVIVAMALVGVATGLVLYALGDGVSLFHSPTDIVVKQPDPDQSIRLGGLVEEGSVQRAEGSAVVRFRVTDMENTVDVVYEGLLPDLFREGQGIVTTGKVVNGTFVAEEVLAKHDENYMPPEAVDALKKSGQWQGDEAGAAK; translated from the coding sequence ATGAAGCGTAAACACAAACGTCTCACATTCGTCATCGTCGCCATGGCGCTGGTCGGCGTTGCCACTGGCTTGGTGCTGTATGCGCTGGGTGACGGCGTGTCGCTGTTCCACAGCCCGACCGACATCGTCGTCAAGCAACCCGACCCCGATCAAAGCATCCGCCTGGGCGGTTTGGTCGAAGAAGGTTCGGTGCAGCGCGCGGAAGGTTCCGCGGTGGTGCGCTTTCGCGTCACCGACATGGAAAACACCGTCGACGTGGTTTACGAAGGCCTGCTTCCCGATCTGTTTCGCGAAGGCCAAGGCATCGTGACCACCGGCAAGGTGGTCAACGGCACGTTCGTAGCCGAAGAGGTGCTCGCCAAGCACGACGAAAATTACATGCCGCCCGAAGCGGTCGATGCCTTGAAAAAGTCCGGCCAGTGGCAGGGCGATGAAGCGGGAGCCGCAAAATGA
- the ccmD gene encoding heme exporter protein CcmD, whose protein sequence is MAEFFSMGGYGAYVWPSYVMTAVVMIVLLVVSLRGLKTTEATFERLKGETRPNKNDAKESLNGDEA, encoded by the coding sequence ATGGCCGAATTCTTTTCCATGGGCGGGTACGGCGCGTACGTGTGGCCGTCTTACGTGATGACGGCGGTGGTGATGATCGTTTTGTTGGTCGTCAGCCTGCGCGGATTGAAAACCACCGAAGCCACCTTTGAACGGTTAAAGGGCGAAACGCGCCCCAATAAAAACGACGCGAAGGAGAGCCTCAATGGCGATGAAGCGTAA
- a CDS encoding heme ABC transporter permease — translation MHRFANPTRFLKIATAVQPWMAAITILLFAVGLYMSFFTAPPDYQQGESVRIMYVHVPAAWMGMFCYAAMAIASAVALIWKHPLADVAAKSTAPVGAAFTFLSLATGSLWGKPMWGTWWVWDARLTSMLILLFLYIGYMALQGAFDDRARGAKASAILALVGAVNLPIIKFSVDWWNTLHQPASVIKMGGPSIHPDMLWPLLIMAVAFKTYYVWVLLVRIRQELTANKVRILRLKQVHGG, via the coding sequence ATGCACCGCTTTGCCAATCCAACTCGATTTTTGAAAATTGCCACCGCCGTTCAGCCATGGATGGCCGCGATCACGATTTTGCTGTTCGCCGTCGGCTTGTACATGTCCTTTTTCACCGCGCCGCCCGATTACCAGCAGGGTGAAAGCGTGCGCATCATGTACGTGCACGTACCCGCCGCGTGGATGGGGATGTTTTGTTATGCGGCGATGGCCATCGCGTCGGCGGTGGCGTTGATCTGGAAACATCCGCTGGCCGATGTTGCCGCCAAGTCGACCGCACCGGTCGGCGCGGCGTTCACGTTTTTGTCGCTGGCGACCGGTTCGTTGTGGGGCAAGCCCATGTGGGGCACGTGGTGGGTGTGGGATGCACGTCTGACCTCGATGCTGATCTTGTTGTTTCTCTACATCGGCTACATGGCGCTGCAAGGCGCGTTCGACGACCGTGCGCGCGGCGCCAAGGCGTCGGCCATTTTGGCGTTGGTGGGCGCGGTGAATCTTCCGATCATCAAGTTCTCGGTCGATTGGTGGAACACCCTGCACCAGCCCGCCAGCGTGATCAAAATGGGTGGCCCGTCGATTCATCCCGATATGTTGTGGCCGCTGTTGATCATGGCGGTTGCCTTCAAGACTTACTATGTATGGGTTCTGTTGGTGCGTATCCGCCAAGAACTGACCGCCAACAAAGTCCGGATCCTGCGCTTAAAGCAGGTTCACGGCGGCTGA
- the ccmB gene encoding heme exporter protein CcmB — translation MGKFIELVKRDIALAFRQGMDSLMVVAFFIIAVVLFPFGVGPEVNTLAKIAGGTIWVAALLSSMLSLERLFQTDYDDGSLELLALAPVPLEITVLAKVAAHWLTTGLPLIVTAPLLAVLMQLPDDGFWTLLGALMLGTPTLSLIGAVGAALILGSRRGGVLLSLLVLPLYIPILIFGVSAVDAAIFDQAVRPHMLFLAALLVGSLALTPWAAAAGLRQALE, via the coding sequence ATGGGAAAATTCATCGAACTCGTCAAACGCGACATCGCCCTGGCCTTTCGCCAGGGCATGGACAGCCTCATGGTGGTGGCGTTTTTCATCATCGCGGTGGTGCTGTTCCCGTTCGGCGTCGGCCCGGAAGTGAACACCTTGGCGAAAATCGCCGGCGGCACGATCTGGGTGGCGGCGTTGCTGTCGAGCATGCTGTCGTTGGAACGCCTGTTTCAGACCGATTACGACGATGGTTCGTTGGAATTGTTGGCGCTGGCCCCGGTTCCGTTGGAAATCACGGTGCTGGCCAAGGTCGCGGCGCATTGGCTGACTACGGGACTTCCCTTGATCGTTACCGCGCCGCTGTTGGCGGTGTTGATGCAATTGCCCGACGACGGCTTTTGGACCCTGTTGGGGGCATTGATGCTGGGGACACCGACGCTGAGTTTGATCGGCGCTGTCGGTGCAGCTTTGATCCTCGGATCACGGCGCGGCGGGGTGCTGTTGTCGCTGCTGGTGTTGCCGCTGTACATCCCGATCTTGATTTTCGGCGTGTCTGCTGTGGACGCGGCGATCTTCGACCAGGCGGTGCGTCCGCATATGCTGTTTCTCGCCGCGTTGCTGGTGGGCTCTTTGGCGTTGACGCCATGGGCGGCGGCGGCGGGCCTGCGCCAAGCCCTCGAATAG
- the ccmA gene encoding heme ABC exporter ATP-binding protein CcmA, translating to MTDFDMTRFRGENLMCVRGERTVFRDLDFDLNAGGALVLIGPNGAGKSSLLRMMAGLLRPADGRMLWGDEDALDEIDEHGARLHYVGHHDAVKPVLTAAENIGFWARLRDRGEDEIRTALDVFAIRHLYDVPGRFLSAGQKRRVNLARIIAAPAPLWLLDEPTTALDKATIKRLEAAIQAHRDTGGMVVLSTHADIDTPGAETLNLADFTCTAPLDEHVMV from the coding sequence ATGACCGATTTCGACATGACCCGCTTTCGAGGCGAAAATTTGATGTGCGTGCGTGGGGAACGCACCGTTTTTCGCGACCTCGACTTCGATTTGAACGCGGGCGGCGCATTGGTGTTGATCGGCCCCAATGGCGCGGGCAAATCGTCGCTGTTGCGCATGATGGCGGGATTGTTGCGCCCGGCCGATGGCCGCATGTTGTGGGGCGACGAAGATGCGTTGGACGAAATCGACGAACATGGCGCGCGGCTGCATTACGTCGGCCATCACGACGCCGTCAAACCGGTTCTGACGGCGGCGGAAAACATTGGCTTTTGGGCCCGCTTGCGCGATCGGGGCGAGGATGAGATCCGCACCGCGCTCGACGTGTTCGCGATCCGTCATCTTTACGACGTGCCGGGACGGTTTTTGTCGGCGGGGCAAAAGCGCCGCGTCAACTTGGCGCGGATCATCGCCGCGCCCGCGCCGTTGTGGTTGCTCGACGAACCCACCACGGCGTTGGACAAAGCCACCATCAAGCGTTTGGAAGCGGCCATTCAAGCTCATCGCGACACAGGCGGCATGGTGGTGCTGTCGACCCATGCCGACATCGACACGCCGGGAGCGGAAACCCTGAACTTGGCCGATTTCACATGCACCGCGCCGCTTGACGAACATGTGATGGTCTAG